In Vibrio celticus, one genomic interval encodes:
- a CDS encoding co-chaperone GroES, whose protein sequence is MNIRPLHDRVIVERQEVESKSAGGIVLTGSAAEKSTRGTILAVGKGRILENGSVQPLDVKVGDTVIFAEGYGTKSEKIDGKEVLIMSENDIMAIVE, encoded by the coding sequence ATGAATATCCGTCCTCTACACGACCGAGTTATCGTTGAGCGCCAAGAAGTTGAATCTAAATCTGCTGGTGGCATCGTTCTAACTGGTTCTGCCGCTGAAAAATCAACTCGCGGTACAATTCTAGCTGTTGGCAAAGGCCGCATTCTAGAAAACGGTTCAGTACAACCATTGGACGTTAAAGTTGGCGACACTGTTATCTTTGCTGAAGGCTACGGTACTAAATCTGAAAAAATCGACGGCAAAGAAGTTCTGATCATGTCTGAAAACGACATCATGGCGATCGTTGAGTAA
- a CDS encoding VC2662 family protein, translating into MKKLLSVLAVSAAVMAPAAFASSPVMFSTINGFNAPDSDAVGGVRLALLHGQVNDLKGVDLAVVGMSETQTTTGVNLGIFGASKVNQEMTGASLGFFNWNTGKTTGVNLGAVNITNDVKGANVSFVNYSEGNTMVDVGAANLSEVSTVQVGIFNKTNKIEGVQVGLINCADNGFFPCFPIVNFAK; encoded by the coding sequence ATGAAAAAACTACTTTCAGTACTTGCTGTGTCAGCAGCAGTAATGGCACCGGCAGCATTTGCTTCTTCGCCTGTTATGTTTTCAACGATTAACGGTTTCAACGCACCTGATTCAGATGCGGTTGGCGGTGTGCGTTTGGCTCTGCTTCACGGACAAGTAAACGACCTTAAAGGTGTCGATCTTGCCGTTGTTGGTATGTCTGAGACGCAAACGACCACAGGTGTGAACCTGGGTATTTTTGGTGCATCAAAAGTGAACCAAGAAATGACCGGTGCATCTCTGGGTTTCTTCAACTGGAATACGGGTAAAACAACCGGTGTTAACCTTGGTGCTGTGAACATTACTAATGATGTGAAAGGCGCGAACGTGAGTTTTGTAAACTACTCAGAAGGTAACACTATGGTTGATGTTGGTGCAGCGAACCTTTCAGAAGTGTCTACGGTTCAGGTTGGTATCTTCAACAAAACCAACAAAATCGAAGGCGTACAAGTTGGTCTGATCAACTGTGCTGACAACGGTTTCTTCCCGTGCTTTCCGATTGTAAACTTTGCTAAGTAA
- the groL gene encoding chaperonin GroEL (60 kDa chaperone family; promotes refolding of misfolded polypeptides especially under stressful conditions; forms two stacked rings of heptamers to form a barrel-shaped 14mer; ends can be capped by GroES; misfolded proteins enter the barrel where they are refolded when GroES binds), which produces MAAKDVKFGNDARIKMLEGVNVLADAVKVTLGPKGRNVVLDKSFGAPTITKDGVSVAREIELEDKFQNMGAQMVKEVASQANDAAGDGTTTATVLAQAIITEGLKAVAAGMNPMDLKRGIDKAVIAAVEELKGLSVPCADTKAIAQVGTISANSDATVGNIIAEAMEKVGRDGVITVEEGQALQDELDVVEGMQFDRGYLSPYFINNQEAGSVDLESPFILLIDKKVSNIRELLPTLEAVAKASRPLLIIAEDVEGEALATLVVNNMRGIVKVAAVKAPGFGDRRKAMLQDIAILTGGTVISEEIGLDLEKVTLEDLGQAKRITITKENSTIIDGAGDEVMIQGRVSQIRQQIEDATSDYDKEKLQERVAKLAGGVAVIKVGAATEVEMKEKKDRVEDALHATRAAVEEGVVAGGGVALIRAASKVAGLEGDNEEQNVGIRVALRAMEAPIRQITKNAGDEESVVANNVRAGEGNYGYNAATGEYGDMIAMGILDPTKVTRSALQFAASVAGLMITTEAMVTDKPQDSAPAMPDMGGMGGMGGMGGMM; this is translated from the coding sequence ATGGCTGCTAAAGACGTTAAATTTGGTAACGACGCACGTATTAAAATGCTAGAAGGTGTAAACGTTCTGGCTGACGCGGTAAAAGTAACGCTAGGTCCTAAAGGCCGTAACGTTGTTCTAGACAAATCATTTGGCGCACCAACGATCACTAAAGATGGTGTTTCAGTTGCACGTGAAATCGAACTTGAAGACAAGTTCCAAAACATGGGCGCACAAATGGTTAAAGAAGTGGCTTCGCAAGCGAATGACGCGGCGGGCGACGGTACTACTACAGCAACCGTTCTTGCTCAAGCAATCATCACTGAAGGCCTAAAAGCCGTTGCTGCTGGCATGAACCCAATGGATCTTAAGCGCGGCATCGACAAAGCGGTTATCGCAGCGGTTGAAGAGCTAAAAGGCCTTTCGGTTCCATGTGCAGATACAAAAGCTATCGCACAAGTAGGTACTATCTCTGCAAACTCTGACGCAACAGTTGGTAACATCATTGCTGAAGCGATGGAGAAAGTAGGTCGTGATGGCGTTATCACCGTTGAAGAAGGTCAGGCTCTGCAAGACGAGCTAGACGTAGTAGAAGGTATGCAGTTCGACCGCGGTTACCTATCTCCTTACTTCATCAACAACCAAGAAGCGGGTTCTGTTGATCTAGAAAGCCCATTCATCCTTCTAATCGACAAGAAAGTTTCAAACATCCGTGAACTTCTTCCGACTCTAGAAGCAGTTGCTAAGGCATCTCGTCCACTTCTAATCATCGCTGAAGATGTAGAAGGCGAAGCGCTAGCAACTCTAGTTGTGAACAACATGCGTGGCATCGTGAAAGTGGCTGCTGTTAAAGCACCTGGTTTCGGTGACCGTCGTAAAGCAATGCTTCAAGACATCGCTATCCTAACGGGCGGTACGGTTATCTCTGAAGAGATCGGCCTAGACCTTGAGAAAGTAACGCTAGAAGACCTAGGTCAAGCTAAGCGTATTACTATCACTAAAGAAAACTCGACTATCATCGATGGTGCGGGCGACGAAGTGATGATCCAAGGTCGTGTTTCTCAAATTCGTCAACAAATCGAAGATGCAACGTCTGACTACGATAAAGAAAAACTTCAAGAGCGAGTAGCTAAGCTAGCTGGCGGTGTTGCAGTAATCAAAGTAGGCGCTGCGACTGAAGTTGAGATGAAAGAGAAGAAAGACCGCGTTGAAGATGCACTTCACGCGACTCGCGCTGCAGTTGAAGAGGGTGTGGTTGCTGGTGGTGGTGTTGCACTTATCCGCGCTGCATCTAAAGTTGCTGGCCTTGAAGGCGACAACGAAGAGCAAAACGTAGGTATCCGTGTTGCACTGCGTGCAATGGAAGCTCCGATTCGTCAAATCACTAAGAACGCTGGTGATGAAGAATCAGTAGTTGCTAACAACGTTCGTGCTGGCGAAGGTAACTACGGTTACAACGCGGCTACTGGCGAATACGGCGACATGATTGCTATGGGTATCCTAGATCCAACTAAGGTAACTCGCAGCGCACTTCAGTTCGCAGCATCAGTTGCCGGTCTTATGATCACAACAGAAGCGATGGTGACAGACAAGCCTCAAGATTCAGCGCCTGCAATGCCTGATATGGGCGGCATGGGCGGTATGGGTGGCATGGGCGGCATGATGTAA
- a CDS encoding hybrid sensor histidine kinase/response regulator codes for MVKEPTNKQTIKAIISRGFLAIMLFLGLYIYVSHVLKNKEQDMINLQLSLSEAYGVMLSVRRQEQQFVSTRQPEIQEQLNIKRSQLIEKLAEIDGKIVRSDLNISFNYAKVVEYLDEYHTAFTLLALELVSIHGKRDQIGLIEKLKNAALILERFVHESNNVQLEELTLETQDLMYQFFTDFDQTTLDKIVDSLFKIQDEIEQNSPTISALASFNNFKRHFWRLQRGLKSVGYSSDSGLKGELTSSIYHVEDELNLLFTETPKQIAESLTQIKLYSYLSTAALGGVTLLVLLYVVWRASQLETQLIVSQEKARQANRAKSAFLANMSHEIRTPLNGVIGMSEILAETKLSAEQKDCLGTIYTSSQTLLMLINDVLDLSKIESGKLEINPHTTDLRELLFDSVTLISSKAYQKQIKLEVEIDGELPEYIHVDGNKIRQVLMNLASNAIKFTEQGSIVFTAKRLPSLETECVVEFSVRDTGIGIAADQQEHIFKAFCQEDTNITSNIAGTGLGLSISSRMVEMMGGSISVESEKDVGSCFHFQLTVVPSDHSEHKNRKQTVVYYSDAPSKLLLDDLFRLGYSPQLKSIETNLVATDLPEIALMEDINQAKTLHRLAPEVKIIIVKDNLSDPMSECHFISGYVTLPMLGSRLSSMLNSVLERSQPHPPQHQPEPIEATVRQKVLVVEDNRVNQKVVCINLDKLGIEYWVANDGQEAIDLYKEHHQDIGLILMDCMMPNVDGFEATERIRRYEENLQLQATHILALTASVLDDDIKHCFECGMNDYLPKPFKRDMMLQKIDEQQFTHKAG; via the coding sequence ATGGTTAAGGAACCTACGAATAAACAGACCATTAAAGCGATTATTTCGCGTGGTTTTTTGGCTATCATGTTATTTTTAGGCCTTTATATCTATGTTAGCCATGTTCTGAAGAACAAAGAGCAGGACATGATTAATCTCCAGCTCAGTCTTTCTGAAGCTTATGGCGTTATGCTCTCTGTCAGACGACAAGAGCAGCAGTTTGTTTCCACAAGGCAACCAGAGATTCAAGAACAACTCAATATAAAGCGAAGTCAGCTGATCGAAAAGCTGGCTGAGATCGATGGGAAAATCGTACGAAGCGACCTCAATATTTCTTTTAATTATGCCAAAGTTGTCGAGTATCTCGACGAGTACCACACCGCCTTTACATTATTAGCCCTTGAGTTAGTCAGCATACATGGCAAGAGGGACCAAATTGGGCTCATTGAGAAACTAAAAAATGCAGCGTTGATACTTGAGCGCTTCGTACATGAATCCAATAATGTGCAGCTTGAAGAATTGACTTTAGAAACACAAGATCTCATGTATCAGTTCTTTACCGATTTTGATCAGACAACATTAGATAAGATTGTCGATTCATTGTTCAAAATCCAAGATGAAATAGAACAGAATTCCCCAACGATCAGTGCATTAGCTTCGTTTAATAATTTTAAACGCCACTTTTGGCGATTGCAGCGAGGGTTAAAGAGTGTCGGGTACAGCTCTGATAGCGGCCTCAAAGGAGAACTCACCAGCAGTATTTATCATGTTGAAGATGAGCTCAACTTACTTTTCACCGAAACACCCAAGCAGATCGCAGAGAGCCTGACGCAGATAAAGTTGTACAGCTACTTATCGACAGCCGCATTAGGAGGGGTGACGTTACTGGTGCTGCTTTATGTTGTGTGGCGTGCCAGTCAACTTGAAACTCAATTGATTGTTTCACAAGAGAAAGCACGACAAGCAAACCGTGCAAAAAGTGCCTTTCTTGCCAATATGTCTCATGAGATACGGACACCGCTTAATGGCGTGATTGGTATGTCAGAAATACTGGCAGAAACCAAACTATCCGCAGAACAGAAAGACTGCCTTGGGACTATCTATACCTCTTCTCAAACCTTACTTATGTTGATCAACGATGTTCTCGATCTGTCCAAAATTGAATCGGGTAAACTGGAAATTAATCCACATACGACAGACTTAAGAGAGCTGCTGTTTGATAGCGTGACTCTGATTTCTTCTAAAGCTTATCAAAAGCAGATTAAGTTGGAAGTTGAAATTGATGGCGAGCTCCCAGAGTACATTCATGTTGATGGGAATAAGATTCGCCAAGTGTTGATGAATTTAGCCTCAAATGCGATCAAATTTACAGAACAAGGCTCTATCGTATTCACCGCTAAACGGCTTCCATCATTGGAAACAGAGTGTGTGGTCGAGTTTTCTGTTCGAGATACAGGTATTGGTATCGCAGCAGACCAACAAGAGCACATTTTCAAAGCGTTTTGCCAAGAAGATACCAACATCACCTCCAATATTGCGGGGACCGGATTAGGGCTTAGTATTTCGTCACGTATGGTGGAAATGATGGGAGGCTCGATAAGCGTTGAGTCAGAGAAAGACGTGGGCAGTTGCTTTCATTTCCAATTAACCGTAGTGCCATCAGATCATTCTGAACATAAAAATCGTAAACAAACCGTTGTCTATTATTCAGATGCGCCATCGAAACTTTTACTCGATGACTTGTTCCGCCTTGGTTACTCACCACAACTAAAATCAATCGAAACAAACTTGGTGGCAACTGACCTCCCAGAGATCGCTTTGATGGAAGATATTAACCAAGCCAAAACACTGCATCGCTTAGCACCAGAGGTGAAAATCATCATAGTGAAAGATAATCTTAGTGATCCTATGAGTGAGTGTCATTTTATCTCAGGCTATGTGACTCTTCCTATGCTCGGTTCCCGCTTAAGTAGCATGTTGAACTCCGTGCTTGAAAGGTCACAGCCACACCCCCCTCAACATCAACCAGAGCCGATAGAAGCGACTGTACGTCAAAAAGTCCTCGTAGTTGAAGATAACCGCGTAAACCAGAAGGTGGTATGTATCAATTTAGATAAGTTAGGGATTGAATATTGGGTTGCCAATGATGGACAAGAAGCGATTGATTTATATAAAGAGCATCATCAAGACATCGGCCTTATCTTGATGGACTGCATGATGCCGAATGTAGATGGCTTTGAGGCAACAGAGCGAATCAGGCGCTATGAAGAAAACCTGCAACTTCAGGCAACACATATCCTCGCTTTAACGGCATCCGTGCTCGATGATGATATTAAACATTGCTTCGAGTGTGGAATGAACGATTATCTTCCAAAACCATTTAAGCGTGACATGATGCTGCAAAAAATTGATGAACAACAGTTTACGCACAAGGCAGGCTGA